Proteins encoded by one window of Brevibacterium atlanticum:
- a CDS encoding TRAP transporter large permease — MITLLLFGSFFLFLGLGVPVAFALGLSAVVTLVTTDGVQVLDVVPSVMFPSMSSGTLLAIPFFVLAGIVMQYTGISQRLVDLAFLIFGRFSHGLAAVTIISAFFFSAISGSGPATVAAIGAILIPALIRNGYAKKHAISLVAASGSMGIVVPPSIAFIIFAVVAAEFGSISISRLFIAGIVPGIIMAVAFFIAALFVPRVREMAGLPVRAGVEVAAGSSSNGAPSNRAGSNDAGSDGSGAVAPADPTATVKPEGGFGEILTALVKAIPGLLIPVIILGGIYGGIFTPTEAGAMASVYALVVGVFVYRELGWKDLPKVFLESGVSTAVIMFIVGVASLFSYVITVEGIAERISTAVLSVTDNKYLILAVITIILLIVGAFVDAISAFYLFIPILVPILLGVGVDMTTIGVFMTVNLAIGLFTPPVGLNLYVGAGIGKARLEEVVRGIMPFLICAIVALLLITYIPAISNWLPDLLGVG, encoded by the coding sequence ATGATCACGCTCCTGCTTTTCGGCAGCTTCTTCCTCTTCCTCGGACTCGGTGTTCCCGTCGCCTTCGCGCTCGGTCTGTCCGCTGTCGTCACCCTGGTCACCACCGATGGTGTGCAGGTGCTGGATGTGGTGCCCTCGGTGATGTTCCCGTCGATGAGTTCGGGCACGCTGCTGGCGATCCCGTTCTTCGTCCTGGCCGGCATCGTCATGCAGTACACGGGCATCTCGCAGCGGCTGGTCGATCTCGCCTTCCTCATCTTCGGCCGCTTCAGCCATGGACTGGCCGCGGTGACGATCATCTCCGCGTTCTTCTTCTCCGCGATCTCGGGGTCGGGACCGGCCACGGTGGCTGCGATCGGTGCCATTCTCATCCCCGCGCTCATCCGCAACGGGTACGCGAAGAAGCACGCGATCTCCCTCGTCGCGGCCTCCGGCTCGATGGGCATCGTCGTCCCACCGTCGATCGCGTTCATCATCTTCGCCGTCGTCGCCGCCGAGTTCGGGTCGATCTCGATCTCCCGGCTCTTCATCGCCGGCATCGTGCCCGGCATCATCATGGCCGTCGCGTTCTTCATCGCAGCCCTCTTCGTTCCGCGGGTCCGTGAGATGGCAGGACTGCCGGTGAGGGCCGGCGTCGAGGTGGCCGCCGGCTCATCGTCGAACGGTGCCCCGTCGAACCGCGCCGGGTCGAATGACGCCGGGTCGGACGGGTCCGGGGCCGTCGCGCCCGCGGATCCGACAGCCACGGTCAAACCGGAGGGCGGCTTCGGGGAGATCCTCACTGCGCTTGTCAAGGCCATCCCCGGTCTCCTCATTCCGGTGATCATCCTCGGCGGGATCTACGGCGGAATCTTCACCCCCACCGAGGCGGGAGCTATGGCCAGCGTCTATGCGCTGGTTGTCGGGGTGTTCGTCTACCGGGAGCTCGGATGGAAGGACCTGCCGAAGGTGTTCCTCGAGTCCGGTGTCTCGACCGCGGTGATCATGTTCATCGTCGGGGTGGCGAGCCTCTTCTCCTATGTCATCACCGTGGAGGGCATCGCGGAGAGGATCTCGACGGCGGTGCTGTCGGTGACGGACAACAAGTACCTCATCCTCGCGGTGATCACGATCATCCTGCTCATCGTCGGCGCATTCGTCGACGCGATCAGCGCGTTCTATCTGTTCATTCCGATCCTCGTGCCGATCCTCCTCGGCGTCGGTGTGGATATGACGACGATCGGCGTGTTCATGACGGTCAACCTCGCGATCGGGCTGTTCACTCCGCCGGTCGGCCTCAACCTCTACGTCGGTGCCGGCATCGGCAAGGCGCGGCTCGAAGAAGTGGTGCGCGGGATCATGCCATTCCTCATCTGCGCGATCGTCGCGCTCCTGCTCATCACCTACATCCCGGCGATCTCGAACTGGCTGCCCGACCTGCTCGGGGTCGGGTAG